From the Leifsonia sp. AG29 genome, one window contains:
- a CDS encoding ParA family protein: MHVLSVSSLKGGVGKTTVTLGLASAAFAKGLRTLVVDLDPQSDVSTGMDIQIAGHLNVADVLASPKEKIVRAAIAPSGWTKRSTDKVDVMIGSPSAINFDGPHPSIRDIWKLEEALANVEQDYDLVLIDCAPSLNALTRTAWAASDRVAVVTEPGLFSVAAADRALRAIEEIRRGLSPRLQPLGIIVNRARVQSLEHQFRIKELRDMFGPLVLSPQLPERTSLQQAQGAAKPLHVWPGESAQEMAHNFDLLLERVLRTARIGEYATQPTA, from the coding sequence GTGCACGTACTCAGCGTTAGCTCCCTCAAGGGCGGGGTCGGAAAGACCACCGTGACGCTCGGTCTCGCCTCCGCGGCCTTCGCCAAGGGGCTGCGCACCCTGGTCGTCGATCTCGATCCGCAGTCCGACGTCTCCACCGGGATGGACATCCAGATCGCCGGCCATCTCAACGTCGCCGACGTGCTCGCCTCCCCCAAGGAGAAGATCGTCCGCGCGGCCATCGCGCCCTCGGGCTGGACGAAGCGCAGCACCGACAAGGTCGATGTCATGATCGGCAGCCCGTCGGCGATCAACTTCGACGGCCCGCACCCCAGCATCCGCGACATCTGGAAGCTCGAGGAGGCACTCGCCAACGTCGAGCAGGACTACGACCTCGTCCTCATCGACTGCGCCCCCTCCCTCAACGCCCTGACGCGCACAGCGTGGGCGGCGAGCGACCGGGTCGCCGTCGTGACGGAGCCCGGCCTGTTCTCGGTGGCCGCGGCCGACCGGGCCCTCCGCGCGATCGAGGAGATCCGCCGAGGGTTGTCGCCGCGCCTCCAGCCGCTCGGCATCATCGTGAACCGCGCCCGCGTCCAGTCGCTCGAGCACCAGTTCCGCATCAAGGAGCTGCGCGACATGTTCGGGCCGCTCGTGCTGTCCCCCCAGCTGCCGGAGCGCACCTCCCTGCAGCAGGCGCAGGGTGCGGCCAAGCCGCTGCACGTGTGGCCGGGCGAGAGCGCCCAGGAGATGGCCCACAACTTCGACCTGCTCCTCGAGCGCGTCCTGCGGACCGCGCGTATCGGCGAGTACGCCACCCAGCCGACGGCTTAG
- a CDS encoding MerR family transcriptional regulator — protein MSELSRDDGAARYDLGLLFTDGLPEMDDANGYRGAVAARAAGISYRQLDYWARTGLVEPTVRGAAGSGSQRLYGFRDILVLKLVKRLLDTGISLQQIRTAVNQLREAGVNDLAQTTLMSDGASVYLCTSDDEVIDLVSRGQGVFGIAVGKVLREVESSLVELDTQTDAMDELAARRAARTRAS, from the coding sequence ATGAGCGAATTGAGCCGTGACGACGGCGCCGCCCGGTACGACCTGGGTCTGCTCTTCACCGACGGTCTTCCCGAGATGGACGACGCGAACGGCTACCGGGGCGCCGTCGCCGCGCGCGCGGCCGGCATCTCCTACCGCCAGCTCGACTACTGGGCTCGCACCGGTCTCGTCGAGCCGACCGTCCGCGGTGCGGCCGGGTCCGGCTCGCAGCGTCTCTACGGGTTCCGCGACATCCTCGTCCTCAAGCTCGTCAAGCGCCTCCTCGACACCGGCATCTCGCTCCAGCAGATCCGCACGGCCGTCAACCAGCTGCGCGAGGCCGGTGTGAACGACCTCGCCCAGACGACGCTCATGAGCGACGGTGCGAGCGTCTACCTGTGCACCTCCGACGACGAGGTCATCGACCTCGTGAGCCGGGGCCAAGGCGTGTTCGGCATCGCCGTCGGCAAGGTGCTCCGCGAGGTGGAGTCCAGCCTGGTCGAGCTCGACACGCAGACCGACGCGATGGACGAGCTCGCGGCTCGGCGCGCGGCGCGCACTCGCGCCTCCTAG
- the ftsR gene encoding transcriptional regulator FtsR, which translates to MARPAARVSAASPALLSIGQVLARLTPEFPDLSSSKLRFLEERGLVAPSRTASGYRKFSPADVERLRTVLAMQRDHYLPLKVIKKYLADLDAGLEPPMPGSGQAGPSMLPAGRRFQRDELLREAEADAELLQEAVSASLIAPADVYGEEALTVLRALGELGRNGIEPRHLRGFRAAAEREIGLIETALVPIARRGAVSSKAQTAELAREIADQLDVVRASIIRAALARIRP; encoded by the coding sequence GTGGCGCGGCCCGCTGCGAGGGTATCGGCCGCCTCGCCCGCCCTGCTCAGCATCGGCCAGGTGCTGGCCCGGCTGACGCCGGAGTTCCCTGACCTGTCCTCGTCGAAGCTGCGCTTCCTCGAGGAGCGCGGACTCGTGGCCCCCTCCCGCACCGCGTCGGGCTACCGCAAGTTCTCGCCGGCCGACGTCGAGCGGCTCCGGACCGTGCTCGCGATGCAGCGCGACCACTATCTCCCGCTCAAGGTCATCAAGAAGTACCTGGCCGACCTCGATGCCGGCCTCGAGCCGCCGATGCCCGGTTCCGGCCAGGCGGGTCCCTCCATGCTCCCGGCGGGCCGCCGGTTCCAGCGCGATGAGCTGCTGCGCGAGGCCGAAGCCGACGCCGAGCTGCTGCAGGAGGCGGTGAGCGCCTCGCTGATCGCCCCCGCCGACGTGTACGGCGAGGAGGCGCTGACCGTTCTCCGCGCCCTCGGCGAGCTCGGTCGGAACGGCATCGAACCGCGGCACCTCCGCGGCTTCCGTGCGGCCGCCGAACGGGAGATCGGGCTCATCGAGACCGCGCTCGTGCCGATCGCTCGCCGCGGCGCGGTCAGCAGCAAGGCGCAGACGGCCGAGCTCGCCCGCGAGATCGCGGACCAGCTCGACGTGGTCCGGGCGAGCATCATCCGCGCGGCACTCGCGCGCATCCGTCCCTGA
- a CDS encoding FHA domain-containing protein: MRESATGNEDTTARFGEDFVSKMYPAGEISPEEQEAIAALPSGSALLVVRRGPNTGARFLLDADVTTAGRHPNADIFLDDVTVSRRHAEFTRRGTAFEVRDLGSLNGTYYDGVRIESALLADAAEVQIGKFRLTFYASRQDLAAAANG, from the coding sequence CTGCGTGAATCCGCGACAGGGAACGAGGACACGACCGCCCGCTTCGGCGAGGACTTCGTGTCGAAGATGTACCCCGCCGGCGAGATCTCCCCGGAGGAGCAGGAGGCGATCGCCGCGCTGCCGTCGGGCTCCGCCCTGCTCGTGGTGCGGCGCGGCCCGAACACGGGTGCCCGCTTCCTCCTCGACGCCGACGTCACGACCGCCGGCCGCCATCCGAACGCCGACATCTTCCTCGACGACGTCACCGTCTCCCGGCGGCACGCCGAGTTCACCCGGCGCGGCACGGCGTTCGAGGTGCGCGACCTCGGCTCGCTGAACGGCACGTACTACGACGGCGTCCGCATCGAGAGCGCCCTGCTCGCCGACGCGGCCGAGGTCCAGATCGGCAAGTTCCGGCTCACGTTCTACGCCTCCCGCCAAGACCTCGCCGCCGCGGCGAACGGCTAG
- a CDS encoding CDP-alcohol phosphatidyltransferase family protein: MPNVLSFFRLALVPVFLWLIVVGEDGFALLVLVVSSITDFLDGYLARRLHQVSRLGQLLDPAADRLYIFAALVGLAWREVIPWWLVAIIVARDVMLAVLGVILANHGFGPLPVHHLGKVATFCLFWAIPLLMLGEAFASLAPVSLPVGWAFALWGAFLYWWAGVVYIVETARVIRLPADDSARRSDTLDQEEVDGA; encoded by the coding sequence ATCCCGAACGTCCTCAGCTTCTTCCGGCTCGCGCTGGTGCCGGTGTTCCTCTGGCTCATCGTCGTCGGCGAGGACGGCTTCGCCCTCCTCGTGCTCGTCGTCTCCAGCATCACCGACTTCCTCGACGGCTATCTCGCCCGGCGCCTGCACCAGGTGTCGCGGCTCGGGCAGCTCCTCGACCCGGCGGCCGACCGCCTCTACATCTTCGCCGCGCTCGTGGGGCTCGCGTGGCGCGAGGTCATCCCGTGGTGGCTGGTCGCGATCATCGTCGCGCGCGACGTCATGCTGGCGGTGCTGGGCGTGATCCTCGCCAATCACGGGTTCGGGCCGCTGCCCGTGCACCACCTGGGCAAGGTCGCCACCTTCTGCCTGTTCTGGGCGATCCCGCTGCTCATGCTGGGGGAGGCGTTCGCCTCGCTCGCGCCCGTCTCGCTGCCGGTCGGCTGGGCCTTCGCCCTGTGGGGCGCCTTCCTCTACTGGTGGGCCGGCGTCGTGTACATCGTCGAAACCGCACGGGTAATCCGGCTTCCGGCCGATGACAGCGCCCGGCGATCCGATACGCTGGACCAAGAGGAGGTTGACGGTGCCTGA
- a CDS encoding DUF1295 domain-containing protein: MTGVEPIAICLVVLAAACLLTWVLSLITGEHSWVDRIWSVVPVVYVWVFAGAAGLGDARLDLVAALVTLWGARLTFNFARKGGYRPGGEDYRWEVLRGRMRPAAFQVFNLLFIVIYQNVLLLLIALPAWTAYLHRSPFGPLDVVLAIVFLALLLGETVADQQQWRFQQWKKREAAAGRVPSPRFLQSGLFRYSRHPNFFFEQAQWWVVFLFGCVAAGSLLQWTVIGPLLLTGLFVGSTVFTESISRSRYPEYAAYQARTSPVVPWFPGRGKDARMWSESR; encoded by the coding sequence ATGACGGGCGTGGAGCCCATCGCGATCTGCCTCGTCGTCCTCGCCGCGGCCTGCCTGCTCACCTGGGTGCTGTCGCTGATCACCGGCGAGCACTCCTGGGTCGACCGCATCTGGTCGGTCGTTCCCGTCGTGTACGTCTGGGTGTTCGCCGGTGCGGCCGGCCTCGGGGACGCGCGCCTCGACCTCGTCGCCGCGCTCGTCACCCTGTGGGGCGCCCGGCTGACGTTCAACTTCGCCCGCAAGGGCGGATACCGCCCGGGCGGCGAGGACTACCGCTGGGAGGTGCTGCGCGGCCGGATGCGGCCCGCCGCCTTCCAGGTGTTCAACCTCCTGTTCATCGTGATCTACCAGAACGTGCTCCTCCTGCTGATCGCCCTGCCGGCCTGGACCGCGTACCTCCATCGGTCTCCGTTCGGTCCGCTCGACGTCGTGCTCGCGATCGTGTTCCTCGCGTTGCTCCTCGGCGAGACCGTGGCCGATCAGCAGCAGTGGCGGTTCCAGCAGTGGAAGAAGCGGGAGGCCGCGGCCGGCCGCGTGCCGTCGCCGCGGTTCCTGCAGAGCGGGCTGTTCCGGTACTCGCGCCACCCCAACTTCTTCTTCGAGCAGGCGCAGTGGTGGGTGGTCTTCCTCTTCGGCTGCGTCGCGGCCGGCTCGCTCCTGCAGTGGACCGTCATCGGACCGCTTCTGCTCACCGGACTGTTCGTCGGCTCCACGGTCTTCACCGAGAGCATCTCGCGGTCGCGGTACCCGGAGTACGCCGCCTATCAGGCGCGAACCTCGCCGGTGGTCCCCTGGTTCCCCGGACGGGGGAAGGACGCGCGCATGTGGTCGGAGTCGAGGTAG